A stretch of Prosthecobacter debontii DNA encodes these proteins:
- a CDS encoding RDD family protein, with protein sequence MPSLPSRPPWPSPPQPPHRSSPPPASANPYAPPSSDIRTNFASRLPLASLGQRFGAAMLDGLIALVLAVPALIAMPMLETVESGDVETVPPLAMGLIGFTGFLFVLLMIYTIYLLSVKGQTLGKKMLGIRIVNNLDDSNAGFVRAFLLRGIVNAIPGAIIPFYGLIDVCFIFGAERRCIHDFIAGTRVIQG encoded by the coding sequence GTGCCGTCTTTACCCAGCCGGCCCCCGTGGCCGTCGCCGCCGCAGCCCCCGCACCGCTCTTCACCCCCCCCCGCCAGCGCCAATCCCTACGCCCCGCCGAGCTCCGACATCCGCACGAATTTTGCCTCCCGCCTGCCCTTGGCCAGCCTCGGTCAGCGCTTCGGTGCCGCCATGCTGGATGGCCTCATCGCCCTCGTCCTGGCCGTCCCCGCCCTCATCGCCATGCCGATGCTGGAGACTGTCGAGAGCGGTGATGTGGAAACCGTCCCGCCCCTCGCCATGGGCCTCATCGGCTTTACCGGCTTTCTTTTCGTCCTGCTCATGATTTACACCATCTACCTCCTCAGCGTGAAGGGGCAGACCCTGGGTAAAAAGATGCTCGGCATCCGCATCGTCAATAACCTGGACGATAGCAACGCCGGCTTCGTCCGCGCCTTCCTGCTGCGCGGCATCGTCAATGCCATCCCCGGGGCCATCATCCCCTTCTACGGCCTCATTGATGTGTGCTTCATCTTCGGAGCCGAGCGCCGCTGCATCCACGACTTCATCGCCGGCACCCGCGTGATCCAGGGTTAA